Proteins encoded in a region of the Pseudomonas syringae KCTC 12500 genome:
- a CDS encoding prepilin-type N-terminal cleavage/methylation domain-containing protein, with the protein MRTPVASRGFTLMEMLVVLVLMSIAVGLVGFGLQQGLSTASERRAVGDMVEALRATRVRAIVTGQPARTEFNLRKATFKAPGKREMHWPESLRVTMQTASDLGSAVEFYPDGGSSGGNVVVADGDRRWRIDIGWLTGSVQVRTL; encoded by the coding sequence ATGAGAACGCCTGTCGCAAGCCGGGGTTTTACCCTCATGGAAATGCTGGTGGTGCTGGTGTTGATGAGCATCGCCGTCGGTCTGGTGGGTTTCGGTCTGCAACAGGGTTTGAGCACCGCCAGTGAACGGCGCGCGGTCGGCGACATGGTCGAAGCGTTGCGGGCCACCAGAGTGCGCGCGATTGTCACCGGTCAGCCGGCGCGCACCGAATTCAATCTGCGCAAGGCGACCTTCAAGGCGCCCGGCAAGCGCGAGATGCACTGGCCGGAAAGTCTGCGCGTGACCATGCAGACCGCGTCCGATCTTGGTTCCGCTGTGGAGTTCTATCCGGACGGCGGCTCCAGCGGTGGCAACGTGGTGGTCGCTGACGGCGACCGGCGCTGGCGTATTGATATTGGCTGGCTGACC